In Methylacidiphilum infernorum V4, a single window of DNA contains:
- a CDS encoding alpha-amylase/4-alpha-glucanotransferase domain-containing protein: protein MVHLKQVNVLWIVHFHQPVGVFPETYKKFTQKATLPFLFSVKNHPQVKLSLHFSGNYLVYLQKESQEVVDLLRKMVEQGQVELLGGGFYEPILCFLSHDDGLLQLKKLHRFLSDNFGFSPKGAWLAESVWEPYFVELLAQSGYQYTLLEDSLFENAGLAPAEIRHPFLTQFNRHSIYVFAYHSLFSKEIPFKEIKDIHSSFVQVSHREGTQLVCIAQSGELYGFWPDTREQVYHRHRLEDWLRYLDENSSWIQTRFPSEFIDGYWPIVSLPSGGRKDLQPFCLPHRAALDFVSAQNDLKLRFDADRFLKYFKGGNWLSFLSKYPEANYIHKRMLQVSEKIRSLPGNLREDIYDSLLASQGHTVYWHAYKDGLFGNYIRDNAFYHILSTEKKIMEKSAQLFPPIEQEDFDADKHPEVFLRSPLCSLCIKPLYGGSITEWNFLPTAYNLTNTLRRHPSYFPEPIPPEMYVEDWHQRTAFLDHFVPLSTSPYDFVGGSFVEYGDFVNQPYKIIHVGEIEKGYSVVLERKGGLYFTNNQFSFTTRKEYLLTPGDELHVHYTITNEDNIPIELLFCCEINYSILSVDSSDRYILINGKKLNPGMIFEEQKVREWTIVDKTRQLEWWWYLAEGPLDIYHFPLYTVSYERGLFGKDYQGSTFEILKPFHLYPKERMELKIISKFVNS from the coding sequence ATGGTTCATTTAAAACAGGTCAACGTTCTCTGGATAGTCCATTTCCATCAACCGGTGGGGGTTTTCCCGGAAACCTATAAAAAATTTACCCAAAAGGCTACCCTTCCTTTTCTTTTCTCGGTAAAAAACCATCCCCAGGTTAAACTCTCTCTCCATTTCAGCGGCAACTACCTGGTCTACCTCCAAAAAGAAAGCCAGGAAGTCGTCGATCTCCTCCGAAAAATGGTCGAACAGGGCCAGGTTGAACTTCTAGGAGGAGGTTTTTATGAACCCATTTTGTGCTTTCTTTCCCACGACGATGGCTTGCTGCAACTCAAAAAACTCCACCGGTTTTTATCCGACAATTTCGGCTTTTCTCCCAAGGGAGCCTGGCTTGCTGAATCTGTCTGGGAACCTTACTTCGTTGAACTTCTTGCCCAATCCGGCTATCAATATACCCTTTTGGAAGACAGCCTTTTTGAAAATGCTGGACTAGCCCCTGCAGAAATCAGGCATCCTTTCCTTACTCAATTCAACCGGCACTCTATTTATGTCTTCGCCTACCACTCTCTCTTTTCAAAAGAGATCCCTTTCAAAGAGATCAAGGATATCCATTCTTCCTTTGTGCAGGTAAGCCATAGAGAGGGAACGCAGCTCGTCTGCATTGCCCAGAGTGGAGAACTTTACGGTTTCTGGCCGGATACCCGGGAACAGGTCTACCACAGGCATAGACTTGAAGATTGGTTGCGTTACCTGGACGAAAATTCAAGTTGGATTCAAACGCGTTTTCCTTCCGAGTTCATCGATGGTTACTGGCCCATCGTTTCCCTGCCTTCTGGAGGGAGAAAAGATCTCCAGCCTTTTTGTTTGCCTCACCGGGCTGCTTTAGATTTCGTTTCCGCTCAAAACGATCTCAAGCTGAGATTCGATGCCGACAGGTTCCTGAAGTATTTCAAGGGAGGGAACTGGTTGTCTTTTCTTTCCAAGTACCCTGAAGCCAATTACATCCATAAAAGAATGCTGCAGGTCAGCGAAAAAATCCGATCGCTACCCGGGAACCTCCGGGAAGATATTTATGACAGTCTCTTGGCAAGCCAGGGGCACACCGTTTACTGGCATGCTTATAAAGATGGTCTTTTTGGAAACTACATCCGTGACAACGCCTTTTACCATATCCTGAGCACCGAAAAGAAGATCATGGAAAAATCGGCCCAGCTTTTTCCCCCCATTGAGCAAGAAGATTTCGATGCAGATAAACACCCGGAAGTTTTTCTTCGCTCTCCTCTCTGCTCATTGTGCATCAAGCCTCTCTATGGAGGTTCAATAACCGAATGGAATTTTTTACCCACCGCCTATAATCTTACCAATACCTTGAGACGACATCCCTCTTACTTCCCTGAACCCATACCACCTGAAATGTACGTGGAAGATTGGCACCAACGAACGGCTTTCTTGGATCACTTTGTCCCCCTAAGCACCTCTCCCTATGATTTCGTAGGCGGTTCTTTTGTGGAATACGGGGATTTCGTCAATCAACCCTACAAAATAATCCACGTGGGCGAGATCGAAAAAGGCTATTCGGTCGTTCTTGAAAGAAAAGGGGGCTTGTATTTTACAAATAACCAATTTAGCTTTACGACCAGGAAAGAATATCTCCTTACTCCCGGAGATGAACTCCACGTCCACTACACGATAACCAACGAAGACAACATCCCTATAGAACTTCTTTTTTGTTGTGAAATCAACTACTCCATCCTTTCCGTGGATTCATCCGACCGCTACATCTTGATCAATGGCAAGAAACTTAATCCCGGGATGATCTTTGAAGAACAGAAAGTGAGGGAATGGACGATCGTGGATAAAACCAGGCAGCTAGAGTGGTGGTGGTATTTAGCCGAGGGCCCCCTGGACATATACCATTTCCCTTTATATACCGTATCGTATGAAAGGGGATTGTTTGGCAAAGATTACCAGGGATCTACGTTCGAAATTTTAAAACCTTTCCACCTTTATCCTAAAGAAAGGATGGAACTCAAAATAATTTCAAAATTTGTAAATTCCTAG
- the tgt gene encoding tRNA guanosine(34) transglycosylase Tgt, which translates to MKFEVIQKSGGSRARLGRLLTPHGVVETPCFMPVGTSATVKAIFPKDLEEEGIKLILANAYHLLFRPGISVIKEFGGLHQFMGWNGAILTDSGGFQVFSLSPFCKIFPEGVRFKSPVDGSFLMLTPESAIHAQMELGSDIVMSLDHCPPWPSKEKDLLEATRRTIQWAKRGKETWMQQQEKLFSKPSASYSLFGIIQGGTDERLRLYCSEELMKIGFDGYAIGGLSVGEPHEESLAVVKTVSSFLDEKAPKYVMGMGQPWQIVQMVDLGIDLFDCVLPTRLARHGSAYVEEGIIHIKNARFRKDGSPLDSRCSCYACRKFSRGYIHHLLKSKEILGIMLLSMHNLLFYNRLMKEIRSFLAHGQWVDFLARWKDKKVTK; encoded by the coding sequence ATGAAATTTGAAGTGATTCAAAAATCAGGGGGATCGAGGGCTAGGTTAGGCAGGTTATTGACGCCGCATGGAGTTGTAGAAACTCCCTGTTTTATGCCCGTGGGAACATCCGCCACGGTGAAAGCCATTTTTCCCAAGGACCTTGAAGAAGAGGGCATAAAGTTGATTTTGGCTAATGCTTATCACCTTCTTTTTCGGCCGGGAATTTCCGTGATCAAAGAATTTGGAGGACTGCATCAGTTCATGGGGTGGAATGGGGCTATTCTTACCGACAGCGGGGGGTTCCAGGTTTTTAGTTTATCGCCTTTTTGCAAGATTTTTCCCGAGGGGGTGCGTTTTAAATCGCCTGTGGACGGCTCTTTCCTCATGCTGACACCTGAAAGTGCCATTCATGCCCAGATGGAACTCGGTTCGGACATCGTCATGAGCCTTGATCACTGTCCTCCTTGGCCATCCAAAGAAAAAGATCTTTTGGAGGCAACCCGCCGGACGATCCAATGGGCTAAAAGGGGAAAAGAAACTTGGATGCAGCAGCAAGAGAAACTGTTCTCTAAGCCCTCTGCTTCATATTCTCTATTTGGGATCATCCAGGGTGGGACGGATGAAAGATTGAGGTTATATTGTTCAGAGGAGCTCATGAAGATCGGTTTTGACGGCTATGCAATCGGGGGCTTAAGCGTCGGAGAACCCCATGAGGAAAGTTTAGCGGTCGTAAAAACGGTATCTTCTTTTTTGGATGAAAAAGCTCCAAAGTATGTCATGGGCATGGGACAACCTTGGCAGATCGTCCAGATGGTGGATTTAGGGATAGATCTTTTTGATTGTGTTTTACCCACCCGGTTGGCTCGGCATGGTTCAGCTTATGTCGAAGAGGGAATTATCCACATCAAAAATGCGCGTTTCAGAAAAGATGGATCCCCCTTGGATAGCCGTTGTTCTTGCTATGCTTGTCGAAAATTTAGTAGAGGCTATATCCATCATCTGTTAAAATCAAAAGAAATTCTTGGCATTATGCTTTTGTCAATGCATAACCTCTTATTTTACAATCGATTGATGAAAGAAATAAGATCATTTCTCGCCCATGGGCAATGGGTTGATTTTTTAGCTCGATGGAAAGATAAAAAGGTAACAAAATAG
- a CDS encoding protein translocase subunit SecDF gives MLFVSFSTALLFLVTLIWYFTASDDRTKRWVGLACSFFILINAVFSLFPPAEKIKLGLDLKGGTAFLLELQGEPSAGALDQAIGVIRKRIDKFGLSEPIIQPMGKRRISVQIPGLSESEKAAAKEQLSKVAKLEFRLVHPDTDKLLAAIQSGQEKIPLGYEILPFSQAESKEGKSESLILVRKREEMGGKYVRRAFRGFDEVGRPTVVIEFNEAGAKRFGEITSNNIGKRLAIVLDGEVKSAPVIQTAIFKNAVISGGNMTPKEAEDLASVLENPLETPVKILEERGVDPSLGKDSIISGINAALAAFASVVLFMVFYYRLAGIVAVVALLVNLLLLLGLLAQFHFTLTLPGIAGIILTIGMAVDANVLIYERIRDELEVGVNVKNAIFIGFNKAFSAIFDSNVSLIIPSIILMELGSGPLQGFAVTLVLGIVANLFAALVFSRNLFEWLLSWGMLRKLSMMKFLHKPNFDFIKWSWITVPAAAILLAVGIATFFLRSGELLGVDFSGGDSLTVAYKQAVPVAKVRQALEEEKIHPSLLQYSREGNQLVYQVRYGEGEKSVNVLKEKFPQAGFSLSRMDSVGPVVGDELKHRAGLALSLGLLAILIYVSLRYEWSFALAAALGQLHDVLLAIGIMALLGKEFDMYLIGAFLTILGYSINEKIVISDRIRETLKFKGANLSFKEIINEGINKTLARTIMTGGTVVLATISMLILGGFVISVFALAILIGVLAGMFSSHLITPALLYWFHGLAEKKRKKISIPTQAV, from the coding sequence ATGTTATTTGTTTCCTTTTCTACAGCCCTTTTATTCCTTGTTACTCTCATCTGGTATTTTACCGCCTCCGATGATAGGACAAAAAGATGGGTGGGTTTGGCTTGCAGCTTTTTCATCCTCATCAATGCTGTTTTTTCCCTTTTTCCTCCTGCAGAGAAAATAAAGCTTGGATTGGATCTCAAGGGAGGAACGGCTTTCCTGCTGGAACTGCAAGGTGAACCCTCGGCCGGGGCGCTTGACCAGGCCATCGGGGTGATCCGCAAAAGAATAGATAAATTTGGGCTTTCTGAGCCGATCATACAACCGATGGGTAAAAGGCGCATCAGCGTCCAGATTCCCGGGTTATCCGAATCTGAAAAAGCGGCGGCAAAAGAACAGCTTTCCAAGGTAGCCAAGTTGGAATTCCGCCTTGTTCATCCCGATACGGATAAGCTGCTGGCGGCTATCCAGTCCGGCCAGGAAAAAATACCTTTAGGCTACGAGATTCTCCCCTTTTCCCAGGCTGAGTCAAAGGAAGGCAAGTCAGAGAGCTTGATTTTGGTCCGGAAAAGAGAAGAGATGGGCGGCAAGTATGTCCGGCGTGCTTTTCGAGGCTTTGATGAAGTAGGCCGGCCGACGGTGGTGATCGAATTTAATGAAGCCGGGGCCAAGCGATTTGGAGAAATCACATCGAACAATATCGGCAAAAGATTAGCCATCGTGTTGGATGGTGAAGTCAAGAGCGCCCCGGTCATTCAAACGGCCATTTTTAAAAATGCGGTTATTTCTGGAGGTAATATGACTCCAAAAGAGGCGGAGGATCTTGCCAGCGTTCTTGAAAATCCGCTGGAAACCCCTGTCAAGATCTTGGAGGAAAGGGGAGTCGATCCTTCCTTGGGGAAAGACTCGATCATCAGTGGAATTAATGCTGCTTTAGCGGCATTTGCCTCCGTTGTTCTCTTCATGGTTTTTTATTACAGGCTTGCCGGAATCGTCGCCGTGGTAGCCCTTCTTGTCAACCTGCTCCTGCTCTTGGGCTTGCTTGCCCAATTTCATTTTACCCTTACCCTCCCGGGTATAGCGGGCATTATTTTGACTATCGGGATGGCCGTCGATGCCAACGTTCTTATTTACGAACGGATTCGAGACGAACTCGAAGTAGGGGTAAATGTCAAAAATGCGATTTTTATCGGTTTTAACAAGGCCTTTAGCGCCATTTTCGATTCCAATGTGAGCTTGATCATTCCTTCGATCATCCTCATGGAACTGGGAAGTGGTCCTCTCCAGGGGTTTGCCGTGACCTTGGTTTTGGGCATCGTGGCTAATCTTTTTGCAGCCCTTGTGTTCAGCAGGAACTTGTTTGAATGGCTCTTGTCTTGGGGGATGCTGAGAAAGCTTTCCATGATGAAGTTTCTGCATAAGCCCAATTTTGACTTTATTAAATGGAGTTGGATAACCGTTCCCGCTGCCGCCATCCTTTTAGCAGTTGGGATCGCTACCTTTTTCCTGAGGAGCGGAGAACTTCTGGGAGTTGATTTTTCTGGTGGGGATTCCCTTACCGTTGCTTATAAGCAGGCTGTGCCCGTAGCCAAAGTCAGGCAAGCTTTGGAGGAAGAAAAAATACATCCTAGCCTGCTTCAGTATAGTAGGGAGGGCAACCAGCTCGTTTACCAAGTCCGTTATGGAGAGGGTGAGAAGAGTGTAAACGTTCTCAAGGAAAAGTTCCCTCAAGCCGGTTTTAGCCTTTCGAGAATGGATAGCGTGGGGCCGGTGGTTGGAGATGAATTGAAACATCGTGCCGGCTTGGCCCTATCTCTAGGTCTTTTAGCCATTCTTATTTACGTGTCTTTACGCTACGAGTGGTCTTTTGCGTTGGCTGCTGCACTGGGCCAACTGCATGACGTGTTGCTGGCCATCGGCATTATGGCCCTTTTGGGTAAAGAGTTTGACATGTATTTGATTGGAGCTTTCTTGACTATTCTCGGTTATTCCATTAACGAAAAAATCGTCATTTCCGACAGGATCCGTGAAACATTAAAGTTCAAGGGAGCAAATCTTTCCTTTAAGGAAATTATAAACGAGGGCATTAACAAAACCCTTGCCCGAACGATCATGACCGGGGGAACGGTCGTTTTGGCGACCATTTCTATGCTCATCTTGGGGGGCTTCGTTATTTCTGTTTTTGCCTTGGCCATCCTGATCGGCGTATTGGCAGGCATGTTTTCTTCCCACTTGATTACCCCAGCCTTGCTTTACTGGTTCCATGGGTTAGCTGAAAAGAAAAGAAAGAAAATATCCATCCCCACCCAAGCTGTTTAA
- a CDS encoding galactose-1-phosphate uridylyltransferase, whose product MPELRKDPFVSNRWIIFSPERKQRPIEYTFRDHEEGKEPFDVFSWGKEKLTPHEVFALRPKGGSADSPGWSVRVVPNKYPALRIEGDLQAEGIGLFDRMTGIGAHEVIIENPNPTVELEDQTVEGIAGVLQAYRQRILDLQQDIRFRYILIFKNKGQLAGATLKHPHSQLIALPVVPREVKEMIIQARKHYDIKERGLFADVLHEELRSGERVIMENSFFAAFCPWASRFPFESWIMPKFSSLDFSTLDDNQIMLLSDILQSLLRRLKKGLQDPDYNMVLQTAPLRSSRQDYMSAVEVDFRWHIEILPRISYLAGFELGSEFFINPVYPEEAADFLRQIRKL is encoded by the coding sequence ATGCCTGAACTGCGTAAAGATCCATTTGTCTCTAATCGGTGGATAATTTTTTCTCCAGAAAGAAAACAGAGACCAATAGAATACACCTTTAGGGATCATGAAGAGGGGAAAGAACCGTTTGATGTATTTTCTTGGGGAAAAGAAAAGCTTACCCCTCATGAAGTCTTTGCGTTAAGACCAAAAGGAGGTTCGGCAGACTCTCCGGGCTGGTCTGTACGCGTCGTCCCAAACAAGTATCCCGCACTGCGGATTGAAGGGGATCTCCAGGCTGAAGGTATAGGCCTTTTCGACCGGATGACCGGGATAGGAGCCCATGAAGTCATCATCGAAAATCCCAATCCAACCGTGGAACTCGAAGATCAAACCGTTGAAGGCATTGCCGGCGTACTCCAAGCCTACCGCCAGAGGATTCTCGACTTGCAACAAGATATCCGTTTCCGCTACATCCTCATTTTTAAAAACAAGGGCCAATTGGCGGGGGCAACCCTCAAGCACCCCCATTCTCAACTCATTGCCTTGCCCGTGGTTCCAAGGGAAGTTAAAGAAATGATTATCCAAGCCCGAAAACATTACGATATAAAAGAAAGAGGCCTTTTTGCCGACGTTTTGCACGAGGAATTGCGTTCAGGGGAAAGGGTGATCATGGAAAATTCTTTTTTTGCTGCTTTTTGTCCATGGGCGAGCCGTTTCCCCTTTGAAAGTTGGATTATGCCCAAATTTTCATCCTTGGATTTTTCTACCCTTGACGATAACCAGATCATGCTTTTGAGCGACATCCTTCAAAGCCTGCTCCGACGATTAAAAAAAGGATTACAGGATCCCGATTACAACATGGTGCTCCAAACCGCACCTCTCCGAAGTTCACGGCAAGACTATATGAGCGCTGTAGAAGTGGATTTCAGGTGGCATATCGAAATATTACCCAGGATTTCATACCTCGCCGGTTTTGAACTGGGAAGCGAATTTTTTATCAACCCGGTCTATCCGGAAGAAGCGGCCGATTTTCTTAGACAAATACGAAAATTATAG
- the yajC gene encoding preprotein translocase subunit YajC has protein sequence MKTGTEFWFSMAPPPPPQPRGRGGVAQQAPEGPPPMTFFITTILIFGIFYFLLIRPQQKQKKEQEKLIASLETGDRVITSGGILGVVTNVKEKTVVIRVAENVKIEVLKSALTTVTKTVKEEPKETKDSKEAKGKSS, from the coding sequence ATGAAAACAGGAACTGAGTTTTGGTTTAGTATGGCTCCACCTCCTCCCCCTCAACCTCGCGGTCGAGGCGGGGTAGCTCAACAAGCTCCCGAAGGTCCTCCACCGATGACCTTTTTCATAACGACGATTCTTATTTTTGGAATCTTCTATTTCCTGCTCATTCGACCCCAGCAAAAACAGAAAAAAGAGCAGGAAAAGCTTATTGCAAGCCTCGAAACAGGCGACAGGGTCATCACTTCCGGGGGTATTCTGGGTGTAGTGACGAATGTCAAGGAGAAAACCGTGGTTATTCGCGTAGCTGAAAATGTCAAGATAGAGGTGCTTAAAAGCGCTTTGACCACGGTGACTAAGACCGTCAAGGAAGAGCCCAAAGAAACGAAAGATTCCAAAGAGGCTAAAGGGAAAAGTTCGTGA
- a CDS encoding glycoside hydrolase family 57 protein has protein sequence MNILLLWHMHQPEYTDHSSNVALMPWVRLHAVHGYLDMVEMVGRFPALKAIFNFSPVLLDQIEKLVKKESKDFIEILTRIPADELNQVQKQKILENFFKANYDTLIRPIPRYYDLLKRRGKVVNFAKLEELTSLFSTQDYLDIQVFYNLVWCGYTARKRYPLIEELRKQGGHYTEGQKEELLEVHHEILASIIPSYKAALERGQIEITISPYYHPILPLIYDTNFARRCMPNVSLPSQFKAPEDALNQLKQGQEKMKSVFGQPARGVWPSEGSVCPELIPLFKETGFDYFFTDESILFRSLELDPHWRGRHEEHLLLFQGWRVELPESSIFALFRERPLSDFIGFKASQNDPTQAANFLLHNLENTCKYIDPRRGAILLALDGENAWEAFHDGGEAFLSYFYQGLVNHRNLRTVRAKDYFDENPPLNTVHKLYTGSWINADFDIWIGDSEENKAWEWLGKTREFLIHKSGQKNVTIEQLAKSWSCLYAAEGSDWFWWYGPDFSTDSDQIFDELFRTHLKNVYGFLGVTPPPYLDLPIKVPSPPVPYVCPRLYISPKLTGRLENYFDWVGSGFLDISIQQTAMYQSNRIGKKLFFGFDKKHFYLRLDLAVKPDIVVVDFLSPKWRRIECQATGDQQWEKKIEAIDQSGSFQPLQGTVEVFWDDFFILSADMATLGWEKNDQVSFFVRILDRNHLGLERYPEKGTIDFIFPSEDFELQQWFI, from the coding sequence ATGAATATCCTCCTCCTCTGGCATATGCACCAACCCGAGTATACCGATCATTCCAGCAATGTAGCCCTTATGCCTTGGGTAAGACTCCATGCCGTTCACGGTTATCTTGACATGGTGGAAATGGTGGGAAGATTTCCCGCTCTCAAAGCCATTTTTAACTTTAGCCCGGTTCTTTTAGACCAGATAGAAAAACTGGTCAAAAAAGAATCCAAGGATTTTATCGAAATCTTAACCCGGATACCCGCCGACGAACTCAACCAGGTCCAAAAACAAAAAATTTTAGAAAACTTCTTTAAAGCGAACTACGATACCCTCATACGCCCTATTCCCCGTTATTATGATCTTCTTAAAAGAAGAGGAAAAGTTGTTAATTTTGCCAAACTCGAAGAATTAACCTCTCTTTTTAGCACCCAAGATTACCTGGATATCCAAGTTTTCTATAACCTGGTGTGGTGTGGTTATACAGCCCGCAAGCGTTATCCCCTGATAGAAGAATTGCGTAAACAAGGAGGTCATTATACCGAAGGGCAAAAAGAAGAACTGCTTGAAGTTCATCATGAGATTCTTGCCTCGATTATTCCCAGCTACAAGGCAGCCCTGGAGAGAGGCCAGATCGAAATAACGATTTCCCCCTACTACCATCCGATCCTGCCCCTCATCTACGACACCAACTTTGCACGAAGGTGTATGCCCAACGTCAGCTTGCCTTCACAGTTTAAAGCGCCTGAAGATGCCCTGAACCAACTCAAGCAAGGGCAGGAAAAAATGAAAAGCGTTTTTGGACAACCGGCTCGGGGTGTTTGGCCCTCAGAAGGTTCGGTATGCCCCGAACTCATCCCTCTTTTTAAAGAAACCGGGTTCGATTATTTCTTCACCGACGAATCTATTCTTTTTCGCAGCCTTGAACTCGATCCTCATTGGAGAGGAAGGCATGAAGAGCACCTGCTTCTTTTTCAAGGTTGGCGCGTAGAACTACCGGAAAGCTCTATATTCGCCCTTTTCAGGGAACGACCTCTTTCGGACTTCATCGGCTTTAAGGCTTCCCAGAACGATCCAACCCAAGCTGCAAATTTCTTATTGCATAACCTAGAAAATACTTGCAAGTATATCGACCCCCGAAGAGGAGCTATTCTTCTAGCCCTTGACGGGGAAAATGCCTGGGAGGCTTTTCATGACGGAGGAGAAGCCTTCTTAAGCTATTTTTACCAAGGTCTTGTTAACCACCGCAATTTAAGAACGGTTCGGGCCAAAGATTATTTTGATGAAAATCCTCCCCTGAATACCGTTCATAAACTCTACACGGGTTCCTGGATCAATGCCGATTTTGATATTTGGATAGGGGACAGTGAAGAAAACAAGGCCTGGGAATGGCTGGGTAAAACAAGAGAATTTTTAATCCATAAATCGGGACAAAAGAACGTGACCATTGAGCAGCTCGCCAAAAGTTGGAGTTGCCTTTATGCCGCGGAAGGAAGCGATTGGTTTTGGTGGTATGGACCTGATTTTTCTACCGACTCTGACCAGATTTTCGATGAGCTTTTTCGCACGCATCTCAAAAATGTCTATGGTTTTTTAGGGGTCACCCCTCCCCCTTATCTTGATCTTCCCATCAAGGTTCCCTCTCCTCCCGTTCCCTATGTTTGCCCAAGACTGTACATCAGCCCCAAACTCACGGGAAGATTAGAAAACTATTTCGATTGGGTCGGCTCAGGTTTCCTGGATATTTCCATTCAACAAACCGCCATGTATCAATCTAACCGCATCGGCAAAAAACTCTTTTTTGGTTTTGATAAAAAACATTTTTACCTGAGGCTCGATTTAGCCGTAAAGCCCGATATCGTCGTCGTCGATTTCTTATCCCCCAAATGGCGTCGCATTGAATGCCAGGCCACAGGGGATCAACAATGGGAGAAGAAAATTGAAGCCATTGACCAAAGTGGATCTTTTCAACCCCTCCAGGGAACGGTTGAGGTTTTTTGGGATGATTTTTTCATCCTCTCCGCCGATATGGCTACCCTAGGGTGGGAAAAAAACGACCAAGTTAGTTTTTTTGTGAGAATACTTGACCGGAACCACCTCGGCTTGGAAAGATATCCTGAGAAAGGGACAATAGACTTTATTTTTCCTTCTGAAGATTTTGAATTGCAACAATGGTTCATTTAA
- a CDS encoding DUF5069 domain-containing protein, with product MAYDPYDLTQHPPRSPRVKLGGFVLLPRAIDKGRAFLAGKVGEYKFNCPMDQRLFSFIGIGEKQFLDILSRSRSDREVLEEILKLSSLPAWQIENWSQFQQNSGPTDLESQKFFMETLQKMAPHRRDISSWFDLLDLDDYASFGGQP from the coding sequence ATGGCCTACGATCCCTACGACCTGACTCAACATCCTCCCCGCAGCCCTAGGGTAAAACTGGGAGGTTTTGTCCTTTTGCCCCGGGCGATTGATAAAGGAAGAGCCTTCCTCGCGGGAAAAGTTGGTGAATACAAGTTTAATTGCCCGATGGATCAAAGGCTTTTTTCTTTTATTGGCATAGGGGAAAAGCAATTTTTGGATATCCTGTCCCGATCCCGGTCAGATAGGGAAGTCCTGGAAGAGATTTTAAAGCTTTCTTCGTTGCCCGCTTGGCAAATAGAAAACTGGTCACAGTTCCAGCAAAATAGTGGTCCTACAGACTTGGAATCTCAAAAGTTTTTTATGGAAACCCTTCAAAAAATGGCTCCACACCGGAGGGATATTTCAAGTTGGTTTGATCTGCTTGATCTCGACGATTATGCCAGTTTCGGTGGGCAACCTTGA
- a CDS encoding menaquinone biosynthesis protein, whose protein sequence is MINARIGCVPYLNARPLIYGIEKQVIYGSPVDLSLMLKRGELDVALCPVGASLIEKWSFFIDGMGIVADGDVYSVILVPKKPLELIRSVTVDPESRSSVLLLRVILECFYGKKIRFVSYDEPADGFLLIGDKAINYRKSHPEHPVIDLGGAWKKLTGLPFVFALWTFGPVGKWSREEIKELLTKTKEKGLSAREKIAADSHQLHYLTHYIRYEVGEKEKMGIEEFLKNLIKIEIIDRSFPFYWV, encoded by the coding sequence ATGATCAATGCTCGAATAGGTTGCGTTCCCTATCTTAACGCCAGGCCCTTGATCTATGGCATCGAAAAGCAGGTTATTTACGGCTCTCCGGTAGATCTATCCCTGATGCTTAAAAGGGGAGAACTCGATGTCGCCTTGTGTCCTGTTGGCGCTTCTCTCATCGAGAAATGGAGTTTTTTTATTGACGGGATGGGTATTGTTGCCGATGGAGATGTCTATAGCGTCATTTTGGTGCCTAAAAAGCCTCTTGAGCTCATTCGATCCGTAACCGTTGACCCGGAAAGTCGAAGTTCGGTATTGCTTCTGCGGGTTATCTTAGAGTGTTTCTATGGGAAAAAGATCCGGTTTGTTTCCTATGATGAACCCGCCGACGGTTTCCTTTTGATTGGAGATAAAGCCATCAACTACCGGAAAAGCCATCCCGAACACCCAGTGATCGATCTGGGTGGAGCTTGGAAAAAGTTGACGGGTCTGCCTTTTGTTTTTGCCCTTTGGACGTTTGGTCCGGTCGGAAAGTGGAGTAGAGAAGAGATAAAAGAGCTTTTAACAAAAACTAAAGAGAAGGGACTCTCTGCAAGAGAAAAAATAGCTGCAGACAGCCATCAACTTCATTATCTTACCCATTACATTCGCTATGAAGTGGGAGAAAAAGAAAAAATGGGCATTGAAGAATTTTTAAAAAATTTGATAAAAATAGAAATAATTGATCGATCCTTCCCTTTTTATTGGGTATGA